The Pseudoliparis swirei isolate HS2019 ecotype Mariana Trench chromosome 1, NWPU_hadal_v1, whole genome shotgun sequence genome has a window encoding:
- the fam133b gene encoding protein FAM133 isoform X1 encodes MGKRDNRVAYINPIAASRSRGPVNNTGPTIQDYLSRPRPTWEELKEQLEKKKKGSRALAEFEDKMNVKWRKELAKNREKLLAGIEKEKEKKTTEKKTADKEKDKKITDKEKDKKTIEKEKEKKEKKEKKKKEKKKSNRHSSSSSSSSSSDSPCSFSTESQDVDEKKSVKKKRKRKKSSTRRASDSLEGESVAESKKKKKRIKEDGDKDKDDKSRKRKRKAERSYKDSSSESSAESDREEGVEAKKKKRSSEEKEKITDKSKKKRKRKHKKHGRKKKKNAASQSDSELD; translated from the exons ATGGGCAAGAGAGACAATCGAGTG GCTTACATCAACCCCATCGCTGCTTCACGATCCAGGGGGCCAGTAAATAACACAGGACCAACAATACAAGATTATTTAAGCAGACCTCGACCAACATG GGAGGAGTTAaaggagcagctggagaagaagaagaagggctcTCGGGCCTTGGCTGAATTTGAGGACAAAATGAACGTG AAATGGAGGAAAGAACTGGCAAAAAACAGAGAGAAGCTGTTAGCTGGAattgagaaagagaaggagaaaaagacaaCTGAGAAAAAGACAGCTGACaaagagaaagacaaaaagataactgacaaagagaaagacaaaaagacaattgaaaaagaaaaggagaagaaagagaaaaaagag aaaaagaagaaagagaagaagaaatccaACAGG cattcttcatcttcctcctcctcttcgagtTCTGATTCCCCTTGCAGCTTCTCCACAGAATCTCAAGATGTG GATGAAAAGAAGAGTGTGAAAAAAAAGCGGAAGAGAAAGAAGTCCTCAACCAGGAGAGCATCCGACAGCTTGGAGGGAGAATCTGTTGCTGAAAgcaag aagaaaaagaaaagaataaaggaAGATGGGGACAAAGACAAG GATGACAAGAGTCgtaaaagaaagaggaaggctGAGCGGAGTTATAAAGACTCCTCTTCAGAGTCATCTGCAGAATCTGACAGGGAAGAGGGA GTTGAagccaagaagaaaaagagaagtagcgaggaaaaggagaaaataaCA GACAAAtccaagaagaaaaggaaaaggaagcacAAGAAACAcggcagaaaaaagaaaaagaatgcaGCCTCTCAGTCAGACTCGGAGCTGGATTAA
- the grna.2 gene encoding granulin 2, translating into MLRVTLWLLVGGFACASHSIICPDGNICSDLATCCMTTLGYSCCNYPQAVCCSDQAHCCPSGFHCNLVTKMCIKNPLLMIPMVKKQAAEEPSRPALPVSPLQRPVNDQVPEQQKSSVVRCDSYYVCPDRTTCCRHPTGAWFCCMYTYGRCCLDGYHCCPYGYNCDLTYTRCVAQGLRYPFSPHKSMSSMPASLISPSEGKSSLQETSMTVLTEAREVINEDGAIRCDDQFYCPAGTTCCKGPRSRWSCCPFPLGQCCADGVHCCGYGFTCDPTSLTCKKKYSEIPSRAQEDAKTAL; encoded by the exons ATGTTGAGGGTAACTCTGTGGTTACTCGTGGGAGGGTTTGCGTGTGCGTCCCACTCCATCATATGTCCAGATGGGAACATCTGCTCTGATCTCGCCACCTGCTGTATGACTACACTTGGGTACAGCTGCTGCAACTATCCACAA gcaGTGTGTTGCTCTGACCAGGCCCACTGCTGCCCTTCCGGGTTTCATTGCAACCTCGTTACCAAGATGTGCATCAAAAACCCGTTGCTGATGATACCCATGGTGAAGAAGCAAGCTGCAGAGGAACCGAGCCGCCCTGCTCTACCTGTTTCTCCACTTCAGAGGCCCGTGAACGACCAAGTGCCAGAGCAACAGAAGAGCTCCGTTGTTCGCTGTGACAGCTACTACGTGTGTCCTGATAGAACAACGTGCTGCAGACACCCAACAGGGGCCTGGTTCTGTTGCATGTACACTTAT GGAAGGTGTTGTCTGGATGGCTATCACTGTTGTCCGTATGGCTACAACTGTGACCTCACGTATACGCGCTGTGTGGCGCAAGGCCTGAGGTATCCGTTCTCCCCCCACAAAAGTATGTCGTCAATGCCTGCCTCTCTCATTTCGCCTTCAGAGGGAAAAAGCAGCTTGCAAGAG ACATCAATGACCGTGCTGACAGAAGCCAGGGAGGTCATCAATGAGGATGGAGCCATTCGCTGTGATGACCAGTTTTACTGCCCAGCGGGGACAACTTGCTGCAAGGGACCCAGAAGCCGATGGAGCTGCTGTCCTTTCCCACTG GGCCAGTGTTGTGCAGATGGTGTGCACTGCTGTGGTTATGGATTTACATGCGACCCCACCTCCCTGACATGCAAGAAAAAGTACTCGGAGATCCCCTCACGAGCACAGGAAGACGCCAAAACAGCACTGTGA
- the fam133b gene encoding protein FAM133 isoform X2, whose translation MGKRDNRVAYINPIAASRSRGPVNNTGPTIQDYLSRPRPTWEELKEQLEKKKKGSRALAEFEDKMNVKWRKELAKNREKLLAGIEKEKEKKTTEKKTADKEKDKKITDKEKDKKTIEKEKEKKEKKEKKKKEKKKSNRHSSSSSSSSSSDSPCSFSTESQDVDEKKSVKKKRKRKKSSTRRASDSLEGESVAESKKKKRIKEDGDKDKDDKSRKRKRKAERSYKDSSSESSAESDREEGVEAKKKKRSSEEKEKITDKSKKKRKRKHKKHGRKKKKNAASQSDSELD comes from the exons ATGGGCAAGAGAGACAATCGAGTG GCTTACATCAACCCCATCGCTGCTTCACGATCCAGGGGGCCAGTAAATAACACAGGACCAACAATACAAGATTATTTAAGCAGACCTCGACCAACATG GGAGGAGTTAaaggagcagctggagaagaagaagaagggctcTCGGGCCTTGGCTGAATTTGAGGACAAAATGAACGTG AAATGGAGGAAAGAACTGGCAAAAAACAGAGAGAAGCTGTTAGCTGGAattgagaaagagaaggagaaaaagacaaCTGAGAAAAAGACAGCTGACaaagagaaagacaaaaagataactgacaaagagaaagacaaaaagacaattgaaaaagaaaaggagaagaaagagaaaaaagag aaaaagaagaaagagaagaagaaatccaACAGG cattcttcatcttcctcctcctcttcgagtTCTGATTCCCCTTGCAGCTTCTCCACAGAATCTCAAGATGTG GATGAAAAGAAGAGTGTGAAAAAAAAGCGGAAGAGAAAGAAGTCCTCAACCAGGAGAGCATCCGACAGCTTGGAGGGAGAATCTGTTGCTGAAAgcaag aaaaagaaaagaataaaggaAGATGGGGACAAAGACAAG GATGACAAGAGTCgtaaaagaaagaggaaggctGAGCGGAGTTATAAAGACTCCTCTTCAGAGTCATCTGCAGAATCTGACAGGGAAGAGGGA GTTGAagccaagaagaaaaagagaagtagcgaggaaaaggagaaaataaCA GACAAAtccaagaagaaaaggaaaaggaagcacAAGAAACAcggcagaaaaaagaaaaagaatgcaGCCTCTCAGTCAGACTCGGAGCTGGATTAA